One window of Scheffersomyces stipitis CBS 6054 chromosome 1, whole genome shotgun sequence genomic DNA carries:
- the RTT103 gene encoding regulator of Ty1 Transposition codes for MSFSPEILKKKLASLQDTQDSIVSISQWVLFHHRHSADSAKFWSQYTLSIPTAASANLKNPSSKKLSLLYLCNDVVQQARRKRKLEFINDFATVLPAVLRKTFYNVDSATKPKIERLISVWEQRQIFSPPQIAQMKEALRTPPPSTHNGNSEKKSSSNSSSNSTDSSSASVAPELNHLNELFLHLNQLTDISQANLTQFGIQSKTYLPSDPSMSENLPSPKIYISKLNMLEKLSKVSIVNIKEIKDVKLQISNQLENLSKIISEGTKTEDSKISIINDKLIRLNETREELKEMLDDGMNGASHDAGLEDKDEEPSPSFETTAESKRPTFVDDDDNDDLPTYENDDEGEDESNSDNELPSKKKRRLSQTPSGGSTPSSLKRVAFSEDIEVKEFDREEQTDIIKIVKSDDDTSDFDVYDSDNDELDQQKAMSSEFGKHHKDVLELKHQHDAQVTDEDEDANEDADDDAYSPSSGNEYDPGSTDNDESRSTAQVDIMSLLSKLA; via the exons ATGTCTTTTTCGCCCGAgattctcaagaaaaagttggcatctcttcaagataccCAGGACTCCATTGTTTCCATTTCTCAATGGGTTTTGTTTCATCACCGCCATAGTGCCGACAGCGCCAAGTTCTGGTCGCAGTACACATTAAGCATTCCCACCGCAGCTtctgccaacttgaaaaatcCATCTTCTAAGaagttgtcgttgttgtaCCTCTGCAACGATGTGGTCCAGCAAGctagaagaaagaggaaaCTTGAGTTCATCAATGATTTTGCCACCGTCTTACCAGCAGTCTTGCGCAAAACATTCTACAACGTTGATAGTGCCACCAAGCCCAAAATTGAACGTTTGATCAGCGTTTGGGAACAAAGACAAATCTTTTCGCCGCCTCAAATAGCACAGATGAAAGAAGCTCTTCGCACTCCTCCACCTTCTACCCATAATGGGAACTCTGAAAA AAAATCAAGTAGCAATAGTAGCAGTAATAGCACAGACTCACTGTCGGCCAGTGTGGCGCCCGAATTGAATCATCTTAACGAATTGTTCTTACACTTAAACCAATTAACTGACATCAGCCAGGCTAATCTCACCCAGTTTGGAATTCAGTCTAAGACGTACTTGCCTCTGGACCCATCGATGTCAGAGAACTTACCCTCGCCCAAGATATATATTTCCAAACTCAATatgttggagaagttaAGCAAGGTTTCTATAGTAAATATTAAGGAAATAAAAGATGtgaaattgcaaatctCCAACCAGTTGGAGAACTTATCAAAGATCATCTCCGAAGGAACAAAGACTGAAGACAGCAAGATCCTGATCATAaacgacaagttgattCGGTTGAACGAGACTagagaagagttgaaggaaatgtTAGACGATGGAATGAACGGCGCAAGTCACGATGCTGGATTGGAAGATAAGGACGAAGAACCTTCTCCATCGTTCGAGACCACTGCTGAATCCAAGAGACCTACGTTTgttgacgatgatgatAATGATGATTTACCGACCTACGAGAACGACGATGAAGGTGAAGATGAAAGTAACAGCGACAACGAATTGCCttctaagaagaagagaagacTTTCGCAGACACCTTCAGGAGGATCGactccttcttcattgaaaCGAGTGGCATTTTCTGAAGACATTGAAGTCAAGGAGTTCGATCGCGAAGAGCAAACAGACATCATCAAGATCGTAAAGAGTGACGACGATACCAGTGACTTCGATGTCTATGATAGCGATAATGACGAGTTGGACCAGCAGAAGGCAATGAGTAGCGAATTCGGCAAACACCATAAGGATGTCTTAGAATTGAAGCACCAACATGATGCGCAAGTAACcgacgaagatgaagatgcCAATGAAGATGCCGACGATGATGCCTATAGTCCCTCTTCTGGAAACGAGTACGATCCAGGATCGACTGACAACGACGAATCAAGGTCTACGGCGCAGGTGGACATCATGAGTTTACTTTCAAAACTAGCATAG
- the HMI1 gene encoding ATP-dependent DNA helicase HMI1, mitochondrial precursor gives MNHKDEENVYHDNLNIELRIGVLNPQSRPPFNDSATTSTCGVKNYNQKSKQDHNKDNQDFAIDMSEMEVPNKSISDSQSAKLSSSQMEVVSFPPTPNSILTVQAGPGSGKTFTMANRVAYMISHYNLEPHDILILSMTNRAVHSLRQTLDAIVGPEVAGNIELRTFHSFCASVVDQYEHIYFPNNARKQLIDDVSWSSFSNIFSGKTISLSGKKVEGTITASTLEKILHGIKSGEFTTEQASNKFKVSKDYIHELLVYLEQNGMMRFQDFVADAISIMDSSISSSDEESWIPQLANYKVVIVDEIQDMHHSLLSVIKKVTSYPTYDQKAKHLTLAGDPNQCIYEFLGSSPDLLENIEKEFPTFDVNHYYMRETYRLTPEILDAVTAFSIRHHGLKDVSLTSVKPESFKPVAFSRRSASEECDFMVGEITRLIFESGGLLRPSDFLILTRTNKEIQAIEDQLRDSYGMKSNKFSQNATWASSKVHVLLDILNVLKKGPGSDFALLCVLLRLDKRPGGRLRLSKLFNIYDQWRIRNSLTSNSNLEDFVRSDLEQSNKTSKGVVQSKIFSIYKLGDNRTTLDLLSTFLSSVREMRQNLAVHQTPMAILESLLNIMEKSTLLEYLNSPETSGTGKAQKLSIEEQIEAHRIRLESSLSTFYNSLRSSYTRYVDTNSFNETFLEFFLKTYNDHVTILNEDMINLSTIHMAKGLEFPVVFVPGNSSAFGTSQNWSSLFTDGIVAQDSKARLFYVACTRAKSLLYIGTPEEDTSTCRDFFRLLTTKLPTLATKINSRGSLLDNLGVDLKRTVPNRRKIEQGRSFYAEIPLRNHATDISLRATRNLHISHCRTTVQNNVRRSMITWGRYILHI, from the coding sequence ATGAACCATAAAGACGAGGAGAACGTCTACCACGACAATCTCAATATAGAACTAAGGATTGGAGTGTTGAATCCCCAAAGTCGACCTCCATTTAATGACTCTGCAACTACTAGCACTTGTGGAGTCAAGAATTATAATCAAAAACTGAAACAAGATCATAATAAAGATAACcaagattttgcaatagATATGTCTGAAATGGAAGTGCCCAACAAAAGTATTTCAGATTCTCAATCAGCAAAACTTTCGTCTTCACAGATGGAAGTTGTCAGCTTTCCTCCTACACCAAATCTGATTCTAACAGTACAAGCTGGCCCAGGCTCGGGCAAGACTTTTACTATGGCAAACAGAGTAGCCTATATGATATCCCATTACAACTTGGAACCACACGATATCCTTATTCTATCCATGACGAACCGTGCTGTCCATTCGTTACGTCAAACGCTAGATGCTATTGTAGGACCAGAAGTAGCTGGCAATATCGAGTTGCGTACTTTTCACTCCTTTTGCGCTAGTGTAGTAGACCAATACGAACATATATATTTCCCTAATAATGCCAGAAAGCAATTGATAGACGATGTAAGTTGGCTGAGCTTTTCGAATATATTTCTGGGGAAAACCATCAGTCTTTCAGGCAAAAAGGTAGAAGGTACAATAACAGCTTCTACCTTAGAAAAGATCTTGCATGGAATCAAGAGCGGTGAATTCACAACGGAGCAAGCATCGAATAAGTTCAAGGTTAGCAAGGATTATATACATGAATTGTTGGTGTATTTGGAACAGAATGGGATGATGCGgtttcaagatttcgtAGCTGACGCTATTTCCATAATGGATTCTTCGATATCTAGCTCAGACGAAGAATCCTGGATTCCTCAATTGGCAAACTACAAGGTGGTCATAGTAGACGAAATTCAGGACATGCATCACCTGCTTTTGCTGGTAATTAAAAAGGTAACATCATACCCTACCTATGATCAGAAAGCTAAGCACTTGACTTTGGCAGGTGATCCCAACCAATGCATCTATGAATTCTTGGGTTCATCTCCGGATTTGTTagagaatattgaaaaagagTTTCCAACCTTCGATGTCAATCACTATTATATGAGGGAGACGTATAGGCTAACTCCTGAAATCCTTGACGCGGTAACTGCTTTCTCCATACGACATCATGGCCTAAAAGATGTCTCTCTAACGTCTGTTAAACCAGAAAGCTTCAAACCAGTAGCATTTTCTCGAAGATCAGCATCTGAAGAATGTGACTTTATGGTGGGTGAAATAACAAGGTTGATATTCGAACTGGGAGGCCTCTTGCGCCCTTCTGATTTTCTTATCCTAACAAGAACAAATAAGGAAATTCAAGCCATAGAAGATCAATTGCGAGATCTGTATGGAATGAAGTCCAACAAGTTTTCCCAGAATGCAACATGGGCCAGTTCCAAGGTGCATGTTCTTTTGGACATTCTAAACGTATTGAAAAAGGGTCCAGGTTCGGATTTTGCTTTATTATGTGTCCTTCTTCGTCTAGATAAACGTCCTGGTGGAAGATTGAGGCTAtcaaagttgttcaacattTATGATCAGTGGCGCATACGCAACTCCTTGACTAGTAATAGCAACTTAGAAGATTTTGTAAGATCTGATCTTGAACAGAGCAACAAAACAAGCAAAGGTGTAGTTCAAAGCAAGATTTTCTCCATTTATAAATTGGGAGACAACAGGACTACTTTGGATTTGCTATCAACCTTTCTTTCCTCTGTAAGGGAAATGAGGCAAAATTTAGCCGTTCATCAAACGCCAATGGCCATACTAGAatcattgttgaatatcATGGAAAAACTGACCTTGCTTGAGTATCTAAATTCTCCCGAGACTTCCGGAACTGGTAAAGCGCAAAAGTTGAgtattgaagaacaaatagAGGCGCATAGAATTCGTCTTGAAAGCAGTTTATCTACTTTCTACAACTCGTTACGGAGTTCATACACTAGATATGTTGATACAAATTCATTCAATGAGACgtttcttgaattcttcttgaaaacatACAATGACCACGTTACAATTTTAAACGAAGACATGATtaatctttcaacaattcacaTGGCTAAGGGATTAGAGTTTCCTGTTGTTTTTGTTCCTGGTAATTCTTCTGCGTTTGGAACCTCACAGAATTGGTCCAGTTTATTCACCGATGGAATTGTAGCTCAAGATTCAAAGGCTAGATTGTTCTATGTTGCTTGTACTAGAGCGAAGAGCTTATTATATATTGGtactccagaagaagataccTCTACTTGTAGAGACTTTTTTCGTCTTCTTACTACCAAATTACCCACACTTGCTACTAAGATCAATAGTAGAGGATCATTGCTAGATAACTTGGGAGtggatttgaaaagaacagTTCCTAATAGACGAAAGATAGAACAGGGACGCTCGTTTTATGCAGAGATTCCTCTCCGTAATCATGCAACTGACATTAGCTTACGGGCTACTCGTAATCTACATATTTCACATTGTCGTACTACTGTTCAAAACAATGTTCGGAGATCAATGATAACATGGGGTAGATATATATTGCATATTTGA
- the CSM1 gene encoding CSM1-like protein, producing MAPKTRKTVQKVKPAPVEEVPHPRVRKVSAKVLESMTDVSASTPSMKKKNPSSPSTSKRSSSSSSAAVSALSKKLKASNPIITEQDIVSAENGQELIELINGLVNTKQDETFAKYKSKVQNQLNNDHQVIQELNADLLQRQETINGLLQEIKQLKNEVRTYSSSNSASMTVDGSLDESKEFVYESPIRKKINKKIKNSDTLISQDQLSKELENIGFTLDMLELLTGLRIVNFEEDESKYFFDVKQSGSNGQDEIYINYQLVISKSFATTAEINYIPTFLEALENDDEDQEQVDNANLLKEILPDYLCENLSFPYDTLSQFYSKVNRAVNKRTK from the coding sequence ATGGCTCCCAAAACTCGTAAAACTGTCCAGAAAGTGAAACCCGCTCctgtggaagaagttccCCACCCGAGAGTACGTAAGGTCTCAGCTAAGGTGTTGGAAAGTATGACAGATGTATCAGCATCAACTCCctcaatgaagaaaaagaaccCCAGCTCaccatcaacttcaaaaagatcatcttcatcttcgtcagcAGCAGTTTCGGCATTAagcaagaaattgaaggcTTCCAACCCCATAATAACAGAGCAGGACATTGTTTCTGCTGAAAACGGCCAGGAACTTATAGAGCTCATAAACGGACTAGTGAACACCAAACAGGACGAGACGTTCGCCAAATACAAATCCAAGGTTCAGAACCAGCTAAATAATGACCACCAAGTAATACAAGAGTTGAATGCCGATTTGCTCCAGCGCCAGGAAACCATCAACGGCTTGCTCCAAGAGATAAAGCAGCTCAAGAACGAGGTTAGAACATATTCCTCATCTAATTCGGCAAGTATGACGGTCGACGGCTCTCTTGATGAAAGCAAGGAGTTTGTCTATGAATCTCCcatcagaaagaagatcaacaagaaaatcaagaacagcGATACATTGATTAGCCAGGACCAACTATCCAAAGAACTAGAAAATATAGGTTTCACTTTAGACATGTTGGAACTTTTAACTGGTTTGAGAATTGTCAActtcgaagaagatgagtCCAAGTATTTCTTTGATGTAAAACAGTCTGGTTCGAATGGCCAAGATGAAATCTACATCAACTACCAACTTGTAATCTCAAAGTCGTTTGCAACTACTGCTGAGATCAACTACATCCCTACGTTCTTGGAAGCATTGGAAAATGATGACGAGGACCAGGAACAGGTCGATAACGCTAACctcttgaaggaaatccTTCCGGACTACTTGTGTGAGAACTTGTCGTTCCCCTACGATACCTTGTCACAGTTCTACAGTAAAGTCAACCGAGCGGTCAACAAGAGGACCAAATGA